In Miscanthus floridulus cultivar M001 chromosome 5, ASM1932011v1, whole genome shotgun sequence, one genomic interval encodes:
- the LOC136450243 gene encoding uncharacterized protein isoform X1: MPRSSRHRSHRSHMRGGSADRSESEGEESAPVAGAREEASAAARVSRDPEPERRRSSSGKEAVRSGNGYAEHGKKRKERVEEAVVDVVSDRWNSGVCDDHLVDKRSKSETFGHAEVEKLADKSRGSGDESKRSSRRAVVVDDRADEVASKSDSGKRRSEKEKELGRKESTGHYKDDRDREREKEREREKEWERQKERDRERDKEREREKEREREREREREKDRDRERDRERERERERQKERERDKKDYDSKHERYEDGGGRKSVSKTSRTEEEAYSYRRDADANEISAKEKYNNPDMQADKHNRRKDDSEDTDKWPADNRDSDDRKTLSRYEHAKSRSSKEQRFDDDKYKEKYKDDYGRDKRQHDNKFSDERVARGHESDRADYKSAKDGHRSSESHYRKDAVQDVDHYEDYGNRYKETRGKKRPPEENDDQYDLKPPSTRDQRVHLEKSSGSGRLDSLIERARPDRSSSPSKIHSRSSPSPSSYHDKDQSRHGSKAIDHGKREMPYDERNSRPRTSSGRERTPASRLRDRDAENWSSERLKQKDDHQPREVALEISTSSHYERTPRKDKHTSPKQLSEKSPSSGDQRFSGRLSGGRSLDSKGERNSLTKYRDRDSDLAQERSHHQDRTPAKVLFREPTPSNSSISRGGHFSGSSPNHPLPPSARNSDSSFLGPHDDDRRPQNGDRRFHGHQKRNDMNSVRGHGHAWNNPPNWPSPVSNGFVPIQHGGAPGFHPPVHQFPGPPMFNLRPQMKLNQPGVSYPMHDAVDRFSTHMRPFGWPNHLDESCPPHMQVWNGGSGVFPGEPYMYGRQGWDQNRPHAGSRGWELTGDVSKGPSDVPDAELPVAEPDSAITAVSDSGGQHNLQPQAEQKEIPHLTAETIEAKDDDSKRSKSLEAPQGAQLVTSMQLKNGAVFSKNYLSRISVSHDLVESELYKRCISLLGDLGVTKASRLVRNELQQDNGNIEKMSTKYGSFNPLTSRYLKGDSTIFQRALALHKNQTQKGLITASAFVKMEENMDVREDDHDMEMLEPVVSNPALQRYTDVMGEGSLSKQELGDGIGGTIPATLGSGGLDAPPEIPLPQPEVVVATTAITQPNKDMEDVLPPAIEDGALQATLEHAVGILEVTPADGLEDVAPSAVGESGDDMEIIPPAMAEPRVGKEAAPVASPADSQEKPSIMQDTETGMEVEVDKVNGDSPLVGRVSSILGTKLDVAATDGDSEALLVESRVNLSRIPNSPESTH; this comes from the exons ATGCCTCGGAGCTCGCGTCACAGGTCGCACCGGTCCCACATGCGGGGAGGGTCCGCGGACCGGTCGGAGTCAGAGGGCGAGGAGTCGGCTCCGGTCGCCGGCGCGCGGGAGGAGGCctcggcggcggctagggtttccagAGATCCCGAGCCCGAGAGGCGCCGCTCGTCCTCGGGGAAGGAGGCCGTGAGATCGGGGAACGGGTACGCGGAGCAcgggaagaagaggaaggagagggttGAGGAGGCCGTGGTGGATGTGGTCAGCGACCGGTGGAACAGTGGCGTCTGCGACGATCACCTGGTCGACAAGAGGTCCAAGAGTGAGACCTTTGGGCATGCTGAAGTGGAGAAACTGGCCGACAAGTCTAGGGGATCAGGGGATGAGTCCAAGAGGTCAAGCAGGCGGGCGGTGGTTGTGGATGACAGGGCTGACGAGGTTGCGTCCAAGAGTGACTCTGGGAAGCGGAGGTCAGAGAAAGAGAAGGAATTGGGGAGGAAGGAGAGTACTGGGCATTATAAGGATGACAGAGATAGGGAGAGGGAGAAAGAAAGGGAAAGAGAGAAAGAATGGGAGCGGCAGAAGGAGAGAGATAGAGAGCGTGACAAGGAAAGAGAacgggagaaggagagggagagagaacggGAACGGGAGCGGGAGAAAGACAGGGATCGAGAGCGGGACAGGGAACGGGAGAGGGAGCGCGAGAGGCAGAAGGAGCGCGAGAGGGACAAGAAAGATTATGATTCCAAGCATGAGAGGTATGAGGATGGTGGTGGCAGAAAGAGTGTCTCGAAGACGAGTAGGACGGAAGAGGAGGCCTACTCGTATAGGAGAGATGCAGATGCCAATG aaatttcagcaaaagAGAAGTACAATAATCCTGATATGCAAGCTGACAAACACAACCGAAGAAAAGATGATTCTGAAGATACAGATAAGTGGCCCGCTGACAATAGAGACAGCGATGACAGAAAGACCCTCTCCAGATATGAACATGCTAAATCTAGGAGTTCTAAGGAACAAAGGTTTGATGATGACAAGTATAAGGAAAAGTACAAGGATGATTACGGAAGGGATAAAAGGCAACATGACAACAAGTTTTCTGATGAGCGAGTGGCCCGTGGTCATGAAAGTGATAGAGCTGATTATAAGAGTGCTAAAGATGGGCACAGAAGCTCAGAGAGCCATTACAGAAAGGATGCAGTTCAAGATGTTGATCATTATGAGGATTATGGCAATAGGTACAAGGAAACTAGAGGGAAAAAACGACCTCCAGAGGAAAATGATGACCAATACGATTTAAAGCCTCCAAGCACACGTGATCAACGTGTGCATTTGGAAAAATCTTCAGGCAGTGGGCGTCTGGATTCTCTGATTGAGAGAGCAAGACCAGATCGTAGTTCTAGTCCAAGTAAAATCCACTCAAGAAGTTCACCTAGCCCAAGTTCTTATCACGACAAGGATCAAAGCCG GCATGGATCTAAAGCAATAGACCATGGAAAGAGAGAAATGCCATATGATGAGAGAAATAGTCGGCCAAGAACATCTTCTGGTAGAGAAAGGACACCTGCTTCTAGACTTCGTGACAGGGATGCAGAAAATTGGTCTTCTGAAAGGCTTAAACAGAAGGATGATCACCAGCCTCGTGAGGTAGCATTGGAAATTTCTACATCATCACACTATGAACGCACACCTAGGAAAGATAAGCATACTTCACCAAAACAGCTGTCTGAAAAATCTCCATCCTCAGGTGACCAGAGGTTTTCAGGTAGGCTTAGTGGTGGGCGTAGTCTAGATAGTAAAGGAGAAAGAAACAGCCTTACGAAATACAGAGATAGAGATAGTGACCTAGCCCAAGAACGATCACATCATCAAGATCGAACACCAGCTAAAGTTCTGTTCAGAGAGCCAACACCGTCAAATTCATCCATAAGTAGAGGTGGTCATTTTTCGGGCAGTTCACCAAATCATCCTCTGCCACCTTCTGCAAGGAACAGTGACTCTTCCTTCCTTGGTCCGCATGATGATGACCGTAGGCCTCAAAATGGAGATAGGAGGTTCCATGGTCATCAAAAGAGGAATGACATGAATTCTGTCCGTGGACATGGGCATGCCTGGAACAATCCACCAAACTGGCCTTCTCCAGTTTCTAATGGTTTTGTCCCCATCCAACATGGTGGTGCTCCTGGTTTTCATCCGCCTGTCCATCAGTTTCCAGGCCCACCTATGTTTAACCTTAGACCTCAAATGAAGTTAAACCAACCTGGAGTTTCATATCCCATGCATGATGCTGTTGATAGGTTTTCGACCCACATGCGCCCATTTGGGTGGCCTAATCATCTGGATGAATCATGCCCACCTCATATGCAAGTTTGGAATGGAGGCAGTGGTGTGTTTCCTGGTGAACCCTATATGTATGGTAGGCAAGGGTGGGATCAGAATAGACCTCATGCTGGCAGCAGGGGTTGGGAGCTGACTGGTGATGTATCCAAGGGACCAAGTGATGTGCCGGATGCTGAACTTCCGGTAGCTGAGCCTGACTCTGCAATTACTGCTGTTTCTGATTCTGGTGGACAACACAATCTTCAACCTCAGGCCGAGCAGAAGGAAATTCCACACTTGACTGCTGAAACAATTGAAGCAAAGGATGATGATTCTAAAAGGTCAAAAAGTTTGGAAGCTCCTCAAGGAGCACAACTTGTGACTTCTATGCAGTTAAAGAATGGTGCAGTCTTTTCTAAAAACTATCTATCCAGGATCAGTGTCTCACATGATCTTGTTGAGTCAGAGTTATACAAAAGGTGCATATCCTTGCTGGGAGACTTGGGCGTAACAAAAGCCTCTCGTTTGGTTAGGAATGAACTTCAG CAGGATAATGGAAATATTGAAAAAATGTCTACAAAATATGGAAGCTTCAACCCTCTCACTTCACGTTACCTCAAGGGTGACAGTACAATCTTTCAG AGAGCTTTGGCCCTTCATAAGAACCAGACTCAAAAGGGTTTAATTACTGCATCTGCATTTGTAAAAATGGAAGAGAACATGGATGTACGAGAAGATGACCATGACATGGAAATGCTTGAACCAGTGGTGAGCAATCCTGCTCTGCAACGTTACACTGATGTCATGGGGGAAGGATCACTGTCAAAACAGGAACTTGGTGATGGCATTGGGGGAACCATTCCAGCAACTCTAGGATCTGGGGGTCTGGATGCGCCTCCAGAAATTCCCCTTCCCCAACCTGAGGTGGTGGTGGCAACAACAGCAATCACACAGCCTAACAAGGACATGGAGGATGTGTTGCCTCCAGCAATTGAGGATGGTGCACTACAAGCAACCCTTGAACATGCTGTTGGCATACTGGAAGTTACACCTGCTGATGGCTTGGAGGATGTTGCACCTTCTGCTGTTGGAGAATCAGGTGATGACATGGAAATTATACCCCCTGCTATGGCAGAACCTCGAGTAGGCAAGGAAGCTGCTCCTGTTGCTAGCCCTGCTGATAGTCAAGAGAAGCCCTCCATCATGCAAGATACTGAGACAGGTATGGAGGTTGAGGTTGATAAGGTTAACGGTGATAGTCCTTTGGTCGGTAGGGTGAGCTCTATCCTTGGCACCAAACTTGATGTTGCTGCAACTGATGGGGATTCTGAAGCTTTGTTGGTGGAAAGTAGGGTAAATTTAAGTCGGATACCTAATTCCCCAGAAAGTACACATTGA
- the LOC136450243 gene encoding uncharacterized protein isoform X2, with product MPRSSRHRSHRSHMRGGSADRSESEGEESAPVAGAREEASAAARVSRDPEPERRRSSSGKEAVRSGNGYAEHGKKRKERVEEAVVDVVSDRWNSGVCDDHLVDKRSKSETFGHAEVEKLADKSRGSGDESKRSSRRAVVVDDRADEVASKSDSGKRRSEKEKELGRKESTGHYKDDRDREREKEREREKEWERQKERDRERDKEREREKEREREREREREKDRDRERDRERERERERQKERERDKKDYDSKHERYEDGGGRKSVSKTSRTEEEAYSYRRDADANEISAKEKYNNPDMQADKHNRRKDDSEDTDKWPADNRDSDDRKTLSRYEHAKSRSSKEQRFDDDKYKEKYKDDYGRDKRQHDNKFSDERVARGHESDRADYKSAKDGHRSSESHYRKDAVQDVDHYEDYGNRYKETRGKKRPPEENDDQYDLKPPSTRDQRVHLEKSSGSGRLDSLIERARPDRSSSPSKIHSRSSPSPSSYHDKDQSRHGSKAIDHGKREMPYDERNSRPRTSSGRERTPASRLRDRDAENWSSERLKQKDDHQPREVALEISTSSHYERTPRKDKHTSPKQLSEKSPSSGDQRFSGRLSGGRSLDSKGERNSLTKYRDRDSDLAQERSHHQDRTPAKVLFREPTPSNSSISRGGHFSGSSPNHPLPPSARNSDSSFLGPHDDDRRPQNGDRRFHGHQKRNDMNSVRGHGHAWNNPPNWPSPVSNGFVPIQHGGAPGFHPPVHQFPGPPMFNLRPQMKLNQPGVSYPMHDAVDRFSTHMRPFGWPNHLDESCPPHMQVWNGGSGVFPGEPYMYGRQGWDQNRPHAGSRGWELTGDVSKGPSDVPDAELPVAEPDSAITAVSDSGGQHNLQPQAEQKEIPHLTAETIEAKDDDSKRSKSLEAPQGAQLVTSMQLKNGAVFSKNYLSRISVSHDLVESELYKRCISLLGDLGVTKASRLVRNELQDNGNIEKMSTKYGSFNPLTSRYLKGDSTIFQRALALHKNQTQKGLITASAFVKMEENMDVREDDHDMEMLEPVVSNPALQRYTDVMGEGSLSKQELGDGIGGTIPATLGSGGLDAPPEIPLPQPEVVVATTAITQPNKDMEDVLPPAIEDGALQATLEHAVGILEVTPADGLEDVAPSAVGESGDDMEIIPPAMAEPRVGKEAAPVASPADSQEKPSIMQDTETGMEVEVDKVNGDSPLVGRVSSILGTKLDVAATDGDSEALLVESRVNLSRIPNSPESTH from the exons ATGCCTCGGAGCTCGCGTCACAGGTCGCACCGGTCCCACATGCGGGGAGGGTCCGCGGACCGGTCGGAGTCAGAGGGCGAGGAGTCGGCTCCGGTCGCCGGCGCGCGGGAGGAGGCctcggcggcggctagggtttccagAGATCCCGAGCCCGAGAGGCGCCGCTCGTCCTCGGGGAAGGAGGCCGTGAGATCGGGGAACGGGTACGCGGAGCAcgggaagaagaggaaggagagggttGAGGAGGCCGTGGTGGATGTGGTCAGCGACCGGTGGAACAGTGGCGTCTGCGACGATCACCTGGTCGACAAGAGGTCCAAGAGTGAGACCTTTGGGCATGCTGAAGTGGAGAAACTGGCCGACAAGTCTAGGGGATCAGGGGATGAGTCCAAGAGGTCAAGCAGGCGGGCGGTGGTTGTGGATGACAGGGCTGACGAGGTTGCGTCCAAGAGTGACTCTGGGAAGCGGAGGTCAGAGAAAGAGAAGGAATTGGGGAGGAAGGAGAGTACTGGGCATTATAAGGATGACAGAGATAGGGAGAGGGAGAAAGAAAGGGAAAGAGAGAAAGAATGGGAGCGGCAGAAGGAGAGAGATAGAGAGCGTGACAAGGAAAGAGAacgggagaaggagagggagagagaacggGAACGGGAGCGGGAGAAAGACAGGGATCGAGAGCGGGACAGGGAACGGGAGAGGGAGCGCGAGAGGCAGAAGGAGCGCGAGAGGGACAAGAAAGATTATGATTCCAAGCATGAGAGGTATGAGGATGGTGGTGGCAGAAAGAGTGTCTCGAAGACGAGTAGGACGGAAGAGGAGGCCTACTCGTATAGGAGAGATGCAGATGCCAATG aaatttcagcaaaagAGAAGTACAATAATCCTGATATGCAAGCTGACAAACACAACCGAAGAAAAGATGATTCTGAAGATACAGATAAGTGGCCCGCTGACAATAGAGACAGCGATGACAGAAAGACCCTCTCCAGATATGAACATGCTAAATCTAGGAGTTCTAAGGAACAAAGGTTTGATGATGACAAGTATAAGGAAAAGTACAAGGATGATTACGGAAGGGATAAAAGGCAACATGACAACAAGTTTTCTGATGAGCGAGTGGCCCGTGGTCATGAAAGTGATAGAGCTGATTATAAGAGTGCTAAAGATGGGCACAGAAGCTCAGAGAGCCATTACAGAAAGGATGCAGTTCAAGATGTTGATCATTATGAGGATTATGGCAATAGGTACAAGGAAACTAGAGGGAAAAAACGACCTCCAGAGGAAAATGATGACCAATACGATTTAAAGCCTCCAAGCACACGTGATCAACGTGTGCATTTGGAAAAATCTTCAGGCAGTGGGCGTCTGGATTCTCTGATTGAGAGAGCAAGACCAGATCGTAGTTCTAGTCCAAGTAAAATCCACTCAAGAAGTTCACCTAGCCCAAGTTCTTATCACGACAAGGATCAAAGCCG GCATGGATCTAAAGCAATAGACCATGGAAAGAGAGAAATGCCATATGATGAGAGAAATAGTCGGCCAAGAACATCTTCTGGTAGAGAAAGGACACCTGCTTCTAGACTTCGTGACAGGGATGCAGAAAATTGGTCTTCTGAAAGGCTTAAACAGAAGGATGATCACCAGCCTCGTGAGGTAGCATTGGAAATTTCTACATCATCACACTATGAACGCACACCTAGGAAAGATAAGCATACTTCACCAAAACAGCTGTCTGAAAAATCTCCATCCTCAGGTGACCAGAGGTTTTCAGGTAGGCTTAGTGGTGGGCGTAGTCTAGATAGTAAAGGAGAAAGAAACAGCCTTACGAAATACAGAGATAGAGATAGTGACCTAGCCCAAGAACGATCACATCATCAAGATCGAACACCAGCTAAAGTTCTGTTCAGAGAGCCAACACCGTCAAATTCATCCATAAGTAGAGGTGGTCATTTTTCGGGCAGTTCACCAAATCATCCTCTGCCACCTTCTGCAAGGAACAGTGACTCTTCCTTCCTTGGTCCGCATGATGATGACCGTAGGCCTCAAAATGGAGATAGGAGGTTCCATGGTCATCAAAAGAGGAATGACATGAATTCTGTCCGTGGACATGGGCATGCCTGGAACAATCCACCAAACTGGCCTTCTCCAGTTTCTAATGGTTTTGTCCCCATCCAACATGGTGGTGCTCCTGGTTTTCATCCGCCTGTCCATCAGTTTCCAGGCCCACCTATGTTTAACCTTAGACCTCAAATGAAGTTAAACCAACCTGGAGTTTCATATCCCATGCATGATGCTGTTGATAGGTTTTCGACCCACATGCGCCCATTTGGGTGGCCTAATCATCTGGATGAATCATGCCCACCTCATATGCAAGTTTGGAATGGAGGCAGTGGTGTGTTTCCTGGTGAACCCTATATGTATGGTAGGCAAGGGTGGGATCAGAATAGACCTCATGCTGGCAGCAGGGGTTGGGAGCTGACTGGTGATGTATCCAAGGGACCAAGTGATGTGCCGGATGCTGAACTTCCGGTAGCTGAGCCTGACTCTGCAATTACTGCTGTTTCTGATTCTGGTGGACAACACAATCTTCAACCTCAGGCCGAGCAGAAGGAAATTCCACACTTGACTGCTGAAACAATTGAAGCAAAGGATGATGATTCTAAAAGGTCAAAAAGTTTGGAAGCTCCTCAAGGAGCACAACTTGTGACTTCTATGCAGTTAAAGAATGGTGCAGTCTTTTCTAAAAACTATCTATCCAGGATCAGTGTCTCACATGATCTTGTTGAGTCAGAGTTATACAAAAGGTGCATATCCTTGCTGGGAGACTTGGGCGTAACAAAAGCCTCTCGTTTGGTTAGGAATGAACTTCAG GATAATGGAAATATTGAAAAAATGTCTACAAAATATGGAAGCTTCAACCCTCTCACTTCACGTTACCTCAAGGGTGACAGTACAATCTTTCAG AGAGCTTTGGCCCTTCATAAGAACCAGACTCAAAAGGGTTTAATTACTGCATCTGCATTTGTAAAAATGGAAGAGAACATGGATGTACGAGAAGATGACCATGACATGGAAATGCTTGAACCAGTGGTGAGCAATCCTGCTCTGCAACGTTACACTGATGTCATGGGGGAAGGATCACTGTCAAAACAGGAACTTGGTGATGGCATTGGGGGAACCATTCCAGCAACTCTAGGATCTGGGGGTCTGGATGCGCCTCCAGAAATTCCCCTTCCCCAACCTGAGGTGGTGGTGGCAACAACAGCAATCACACAGCCTAACAAGGACATGGAGGATGTGTTGCCTCCAGCAATTGAGGATGGTGCACTACAAGCAACCCTTGAACATGCTGTTGGCATACTGGAAGTTACACCTGCTGATGGCTTGGAGGATGTTGCACCTTCTGCTGTTGGAGAATCAGGTGATGACATGGAAATTATACCCCCTGCTATGGCAGAACCTCGAGTAGGCAAGGAAGCTGCTCCTGTTGCTAGCCCTGCTGATAGTCAAGAGAAGCCCTCCATCATGCAAGATACTGAGACAGGTATGGAGGTTGAGGTTGATAAGGTTAACGGTGATAGTCCTTTGGTCGGTAGGGTGAGCTCTATCCTTGGCACCAAACTTGATGTTGCTGCAACTGATGGGGATTCTGAAGCTTTGTTGGTGGAAAGTAGGGTAAATTTAAGTCGGATACCTAATTCCCCAGAAAGTACACATTGA